A single region of the Saprospiraceae bacterium genome encodes:
- a CDS encoding acyl-CoA carboxylase subunit beta, whose amino-acid sequence MKNKLEYLASLKALAQEGGGEKRIESQHHKGKLTARERIHFLMDEGSFEEIGMLVTHRSTDFEMEDQVFLGDGVVTGYGTINGRLVYVFAQDFTVFGGSLSETHAEKICKIMDLAVQNGAPLIGLNDSGGARIQEGVNSLGGYADIFYRNVMASGVIPQISAIMGPCAGGAVYSPAITDFTIMVEFTSYMFVTGPNVVKTVTNETVTAEELGGANTHATKSGVTHLTAVHDLDCIEKIKRLLSYLPQNCEERPLHLETRLGEEHREALNDIIPENPQQPYDMREVVTGIVDEDSFLEIHEQYAENIIVGFARLGGRSIGIVGNQPITLAGVLDVDSSKKGARFVRFCDCFNIPLLVLVDVPGFLPGTDQEWNGIIANGAKLLYAFSEATVPRVTLITRKAYGGAYDVMNSKHIGADLNFAWPSAEIAVMGAKGASEIIFKKEISEASDPDAKLAEKEAEYKEKFAHPYRAAGRGFIDEVIDPANSRRKLIKAFAMLENKVVKLPKKKHGNIPL is encoded by the coding sequence AACGGATTGAAAGTCAACACCATAAAGGCAAATTAACAGCAAGGGAACGCATCCACTTCTTGATGGATGAAGGCTCTTTTGAAGAGATCGGGATGTTGGTTACCCATCGTTCCACGGATTTTGAGATGGAGGATCAGGTCTTTTTAGGAGATGGCGTAGTGACAGGTTACGGAACCATTAATGGTCGATTAGTATACGTTTTTGCACAAGACTTCACCGTTTTTGGTGGAAGTTTATCCGAAACCCATGCCGAGAAGATTTGTAAGATCATGGACCTGGCAGTTCAGAATGGTGCCCCTTTGATTGGCCTAAATGACTCGGGCGGGGCGCGAATACAGGAAGGCGTAAATTCACTGGGTGGGTATGCCGATATTTTTTACCGTAACGTAATGGCTTCAGGGGTAATCCCTCAAATCTCAGCTATTATGGGACCTTGTGCGGGCGGTGCCGTTTACTCTCCGGCAATAACTGATTTCACCATCATGGTGGAGTTTACTTCCTACATGTTTGTCACCGGCCCAAATGTGGTGAAAACGGTTACCAATGAAACGGTCACCGCCGAAGAACTGGGCGGGGCAAATACCCATGCGACCAAATCAGGTGTTACCCATCTAACGGCCGTTCATGATTTGGATTGCATTGAAAAAATAAAGCGCTTGTTGAGCTATTTGCCACAAAACTGTGAGGAAAGGCCGCTCCACCTGGAGACAAGGCTAGGGGAAGAACACCGGGAAGCATTAAACGATATTATTCCAGAAAATCCACAACAGCCCTATGATATGAGGGAGGTGGTGACTGGAATAGTAGACGAAGACTCCTTTCTGGAAATTCATGAGCAATATGCCGAAAACATTATCGTCGGATTTGCTCGACTCGGTGGCAGAAGCATTGGGATAGTAGGAAACCAGCCTATCACCCTGGCCGGTGTACTGGATGTGGATAGCTCCAAGAAGGGCGCGCGCTTTGTCCGCTTCTGCGACTGTTTTAACATTCCCCTTTTGGTGCTGGTGGATGTCCCCGGGTTCCTACCTGGCACCGACCAAGAATGGAATGGCATTATTGCCAACGGTGCAAAATTGCTATATGCCTTTAGTGAAGCCACCGTGCCGAGGGTAACCCTCATTACCCGAAAGGCCTATGGCGGCGCTTATGATGTCATGAACTCCAAGCACATTGGCGCAGACCTCAACTTCGCCTGGCCAAGCGCCGAAATTGCCGTAATGGGCGCCAAAGGTGCTTCAGAGATTATCTTCAAGAAGGAAATCTCTGAAGCCTCGGACCCCGATGCCAAACTTGCAGAAAAGGAGGCAGAATACAAAGAAAAATTTGCCCACCCTTACCGCGCCGCCGGCCGCGGATTTATCGATGAAGTCATCGATCCTGCTAATTCTCGGAGAAAGCT